The following are from one region of the Myotis daubentonii chromosome 2, mMyoDau2.1, whole genome shotgun sequence genome:
- the SMIM18 gene encoding small integral membrane protein 18, giving the protein MASLSSSLWNETTTSVYQYLGFQVQKIYPFHDNWNTACFVILLLFIFTVVSLVVLAFLYEVLDCCCCVKNKTVKDLKSEPNPLRSMMDNIRKRETEVV; this is encoded by the coding sequence ATGGCCTCCCTGAGCTCCAGCCTATGGAATGAAACCACCACATCCGTTTATCAGTACCTTGGTTTTCAAGTTCAAAAAATTTACCCTTTCCATGATAACTGGAACACTGCCTGCTTTGtcattctgcttttatttatatttacagtGGTATCTTTAGTGGTGCTGGCTTTCCTTTATGAAGTGCTTGACTGTTGCTGctgtgtaaaaaacaaaacggtgAAAGACTTGAAAAGTGAACCTAACCCTCTTAGAAGCATGATGGACAACATCAGAAAACGTGAAACTGAAGTGGTCTAG
- the LOC132226797 gene encoding caspase activity and apoptosis inhibitor 1-like yields MKSSQEKRCRRSRLERSEHWKWWSRDLASGVPGSAQQEAKYLLPTLEKELFLAEHSDLEGGGLDLTVSLKPLSFYISDKKEMLQQCFCIIGEKTLQKMLPDVLKNCSVGEIRKLCQEQLELLSEKKILKILEGGNGMDADMGEEADDGSKKGSDLVSQQDICIDSSSSLKENKQPEGLELKQGKGEDSDVLSIHADAYDGDIEGPCDEETAAPEVPEHTVQSEAGQMDDLEKDIEKSVNEILGLAESSPKEPKAATLTVPPPEDVQPSAQQLELLELEMRARAIKALMKAGDRKKPA; encoded by the coding sequence ATGAAGTCTTCCCAGGAAAAGCGGTGCAGAAGGAGCCGCCTGGAGCGCAGTGAGCACTGGAAGTGGTGGAGCAGGGACTTGGCCTCCGGGGTGCCGGGCTCGGCACAGCAGGAAGCCAAATATCTCTTACCAACTTTGGAAAAAGAATTATTCTTGGCAGAGCACAGTGATCTTGAAGGTGGTGGTCTGGACCTGACTGTGTCATTAAAACCACTTAGTTTCTACATATCAGACAAAAAAGAAATGCTTCAGCAGTGCTTCTGTATCATCGGCGAGAAGACGTTACAGAAAATGCTGCCTGACGTGCTAAAGAACTGTTCAGTAGGAGAAATTAGAAAGTTATGCCAAGAACAGTTAGAACtcctatctgaaaaaaaaatattgaagattCTTGAGGGTGGCAATGGTATGGACGCTGATATGGGAGAGGAGGCAGATGATGGCTCGAAGAAGGGATCTGATTTAGTCAGTCAACAAGACATCTGTATAGATTCTTCTTCATCCCTGAAAGAGAACAAGCAACCTGAAGGTCTGGAATTAAAACAAGGCAAAGGGGAAGATAGCGATGTTCTCAGTATACACGCAGATGCTTATGACGGCGACATAGAAGGCCCATGCGACGAAGAGACAGCTGCTCCTGAGGTCCCAGAACACACAGTCCAGAGTGAGGCTGGTCAGATGGATGATCTGGAGAAGGACATTGAGAAAAGTGTGAATGAGATTCTGGGCCTGGCAGAGTCGAGCCCAAAGGAGCCCAAAGCAGCTACCCTCACGGTTCCTCCACCAGAAGATGTTCAGCCTTCTGCACAGCAGCTGGAGCTGCTAGAACTTGAGATGAGGGCAAGAGCCATTAAAGCCCTGATGAAAGCTGGTGATAGAAAAAAGCCAGCCTAG